One Scyliorhinus canicula chromosome 14, sScyCan1.1, whole genome shotgun sequence genomic region harbors:
- the LOC119977756 gene encoding 40S ribosomal protein S21-like yields MQNDAGEFVDLYVPRKCSVSNRIIGAKDHASIQINLSDVDKVTGRFNGQHKTYAICGAICRMGESDDCILRLAKNDGIVAKAVQQAEDSSYKKFHVCIEIKSRANTLYI; encoded by the coding sequence ATGCAGAACGACGCTGGCGAATTTGTTGATCTTTATGTTCCACGTAAATGTTCTGTGAGCAACAGAATTATTGGTGCCAAGGATCATGCTTCCATTCAAATCAACCTTTCTGATGTTGACAAAGTAACAGGAAGATTTAATGGTCAGCACAAAACCTATGCTATCTGTGGAGCTATCTGTAGGATGGGtgaatcagatgattgcatcttgAGGCTGGCTAAGAATGATGGCATTGTGGCTAAAGCTGTCCAACAAGCTGAAGACTCGAGTTATAAGAAGTTTCATGTTTGTATAGAAATAAAAAGCCGAGCAAATactttatatatataa